The following proteins are encoded in a genomic region of Leptospira fainei serovar Hurstbridge str. BUT 6:
- the dusA gene encoding tRNA dihydrouridine(20/20a) synthase DusA: protein MSQSQKEPQSYPISVAPMMDWTDRHFRFFLRLISKRTLLYTEMVTTGAILRGDTHRHLSFHPQENPVALQLGGDDPVKLAESSKIGEEYGYSEINLNVGCPSDKVQEGNFGACLMGDPKRVGDCIAAMNSAIRIPVTVKCRIGIPGKDHIEDLIEFVRIVSEAGAVRVTVHARIAILEGLSPAQNRTVPPLRYEDVYEVKRNFPNLKLELNGGIRTLDAASEHLSKVDGIMIGRAAYENPFLFSAVDQKFFGERKIQSTRREIFHQMQEYVQKRIEEGEKPSRMLRHLLGAFHEVRGSRMYRRILTERMYQNPPPTLLQDALASIPSEFLDQKFDLELQPV from the coding sequence ATGAGCCAAAGTCAGAAAGAGCCGCAATCATATCCGATTTCCGTCGCACCGATGATGGACTGGACGGACCGACACTTTCGGTTCTTTCTGCGTTTGATTTCAAAAAGGACTCTTTTATACACCGAGATGGTAACGACTGGAGCGATTTTGAGAGGGGATACCCATAGACATCTTTCGTTTCATCCGCAGGAAAATCCGGTAGCATTACAGTTGGGCGGAGATGATCCCGTTAAGTTGGCAGAATCCTCAAAGATCGGAGAAGAATACGGTTATTCCGAAATTAATTTGAATGTAGGCTGTCCGAGCGATAAAGTTCAGGAGGGGAATTTTGGCGCCTGCTTAATGGGGGATCCGAAACGCGTAGGCGATTGCATCGCCGCAATGAATTCAGCAATTCGCATTCCAGTTACCGTTAAATGCAGAATAGGAATTCCCGGAAAAGATCATATTGAGGATCTAATCGAGTTCGTAAGAATCGTTTCGGAGGCGGGGGCAGTACGGGTCACCGTTCATGCAAGAATCGCAATTCTAGAAGGTTTGAGTCCCGCTCAAAATAGGACCGTTCCGCCGTTAAGATACGAAGACGTGTATGAAGTGAAACGGAATTTCCCGAATTTGAAATTAGAGCTTAACGGGGGTATCCGTACTTTGGATGCTGCAAGCGAGCATCTATCTAAGGTGGACGGAATTATGATAGGGAGAGCGGCTTATGAAAATCCCTTTCTATTTTCCGCCGTCGATCAGAAATTTTTTGGGGAGCGGAAAATACAATCCACTCGTCGGGAAATTTTTCATCAAATGCAGGAATACGTTCAAAAAAGGATCGAGGAAGGCGAGAAGCCGAGTAGAATGTTAAGGCATCTATTAGGCGCTTTTCATGAAGTGCGGGGTTCTAGAATGTATCGCCGCATTCTTACGGAAAGAATGTATCAGAATCCCCCGCCGACACTTCTTCAAGACGCTCTTGCATCGATCCCGTCCGAGTTTTTAGATCAAAAGTTCGACCTGGAACTCCAACCCGTTTAA
- a CDS encoding PP2C family protein-serine/threonine phosphatase, whose product MLKTIVIYLLFVCSVLGESIESIVPVRTVVDGWTFQVKESERSVPIQVGESLTSQGFPAPVHGVYRVEVEYPKLQQGFTQGVHLDRIQSADKVYWNGSLIGETGSFEPYIPYWFRPRLYAIPTDLIRPGKNLLEVEIECRESLLFCGLFRGTPKVGDYDSLKEDLIYEDLFQVVIAVLFLGIFVQQAIAYLLNRYSNASLYLALSAIFFVGWRGTLLNKTHYIGLSFELIIRVFYVCQTLFPAFLLLFVYAMFERRLGIFSKCILLGDLILGILQLYDLNPDSRIMLVYAWEVLLVLKIPALIGVLASQFRKSAEATLILLGALFAAVLGVMDIVIDFITGKNEFFSQYGLLVFLFSGIMGISIQNARARKDLKKLNDSLETLVQSRTHELEKQYRLLNEEILVAGGLQSRLIPGLDGQIAGLSVNSVYVPVEKIGGDYFDFHDYGDGQVQFLLCDVAGHGISAALIASMLKISFLELAPRHPEPADLLMSLNARMVPVVEKNFITAVAALFDTKTGEIRYSLAGHPSPIVLTDSASLPVFLEGRGPILGWRKEIVLRTWKRDLKKGDRFFFYTDGITEALNAGREMFGEDRLLDILRDSFNRSPRNLNESILSSLREFAGFRLPDDVTYFAVDII is encoded by the coding sequence ATGCTGAAAACGATCGTAATTTATCTACTATTCGTTTGTTCCGTTCTGGGTGAATCGATCGAGTCGATTGTTCCGGTTCGGACGGTTGTCGACGGATGGACATTTCAGGTTAAGGAATCCGAGCGATCGGTTCCTATTCAAGTGGGAGAAAGCCTAACTTCCCAAGGGTTTCCTGCTCCGGTTCATGGCGTGTATCGCGTAGAAGTCGAATATCCTAAACTGCAGCAAGGATTTACGCAGGGTGTTCATTTAGACAGAATTCAATCCGCAGATAAGGTATATTGGAACGGTTCTTTGATAGGAGAAACCGGAAGTTTTGAGCCATACATTCCGTATTGGTTTCGACCAAGACTGTACGCGATTCCGACGGACTTGATTCGTCCGGGAAAAAACCTCTTAGAGGTGGAGATCGAATGCAGAGAGTCCTTGCTCTTTTGCGGCCTTTTTCGGGGAACTCCGAAAGTGGGGGATTACGATTCCCTAAAGGAGGATTTGATCTACGAGGATTTATTCCAGGTTGTAATTGCCGTTTTGTTTTTAGGCATTTTTGTACAGCAAGCGATCGCGTATCTCCTGAATCGATACTCGAATGCGAGTCTCTATCTTGCCTTATCCGCGATATTTTTTGTCGGCTGGCGAGGAACCCTTCTCAACAAGACTCATTATATAGGACTATCCTTCGAACTAATTATACGAGTCTTTTATGTCTGCCAAACCTTATTCCCTGCTTTCCTGCTTCTCTTCGTCTATGCAATGTTCGAGAGACGATTGGGAATTTTTTCCAAATGTATCCTTTTAGGAGACCTTATCCTCGGAATCCTGCAGCTATACGATCTGAACCCCGATTCGAGAATCATGCTCGTATACGCTTGGGAAGTCTTATTGGTTTTAAAGATTCCCGCGTTAATCGGCGTTCTTGCGTCTCAATTCAGAAAAAGTGCGGAAGCGACTTTGATTTTATTGGGGGCGTTGTTCGCCGCCGTCTTAGGAGTGATGGATATAGTCATCGATTTTATAACCGGTAAAAACGAATTCTTTTCACAATACGGACTCTTAGTCTTTTTATTCTCGGGCATTATGGGAATTTCCATCCAAAACGCAAGAGCTAGAAAGGATTTAAAAAAATTGAATGATTCCTTGGAAACTCTCGTCCAAAGCAGGACTCACGAATTAGAAAAACAATATAGACTGTTAAACGAAGAGATATTGGTCGCCGGCGGATTGCAATCCAGATTGATACCCGGATTGGACGGACAAATCGCGGGACTTAGCGTCAATTCGGTCTATGTGCCCGTTGAAAAGATCGGAGGCGATTATTTCGATTTTCACGATTACGGGGACGGACAAGTGCAATTTCTGTTATGCGACGTCGCGGGTCATGGAATTTCAGCGGCTCTAATCGCTTCCATGCTGAAGATAAGTTTCTTGGAATTAGCTCCGCGGCATCCGGAGCCGGCGGATCTTCTGATGTCTTTGAATGCGAGAATGGTTCCCGTTGTCGAAAAGAACTTTATCACCGCAGTAGCGGCTTTGTTCGATACTAAAACCGGCGAAATCAGGTATTCGTTGGCTGGCCATCCTTCTCCGATTGTATTAACGGATTCCGCCTCCCTACCTGTATTCCTGGAGGGTAGGGGGCCGATATTAGGCTGGAGAAAGGAAATCGTATTGCGAACTTGGAAGCGTGATTTAAAAAAAGGAGACCGCTTTTTCTTTTATACGGACGGAATAACCGAAGCTTTAAATGCGGGAAGAGAGATGTTCGGAGAGGACAGGTTGCTGGATATATTACGGGATTCATTCAATAGAAGTCCGAGAAATCTAAACGAATCCATTCTCTCTTCCCTGCGCGAATTTGCCGGATTCAGGCTGCCTGACGACGTAACATATTTTGCGGTGGACATAATTTAG